The Sesamum indicum cultivar Zhongzhi No. 13 linkage group LG2, S_indicum_v1.0, whole genome shotgun sequence genome contains a region encoding:
- the LOC105156230 gene encoding protein BCCIP homolog, with protein MPRKPTRHNPSSRHRPLTFSAFGRSMAMAILSKKARREIHEPKDLPTSSGNGCVNHGKDKMEESNSSDSEDFEGVVQADFVFFDPKPGDFHGVKVLLQTYLDNKLWDLSSFVDLILGQPTVGTVVKIENDEDDGVYSVVTALNLERYKDSKCVIELKDYLLKVCEDMDVIPKLRNLVGEHAKDVGLVVSQRVVNLPPQLLPPLYDALFDEIEWATEDEPTVELQNFFRFKFYLIMSKIYKHKNANGKKGMAESGEEAVIYMKPEDEIFLELSSWSFSFPLHAQQVTTNELKNYRLMGLVMVVEASKVSTFRKKFHLLVDE; from the exons ATGCCCCGGAAACCAACACGGCATAATCCATCCTCAAGACATCGGCCTCTCACCTTTTCCGCATTTGGTCGGTCAATGGCCATGGCTATACTGAGTAAGAAGGCCAGGCGAGAGATTCATGAACCCAAAGATCTCCCAACCTCTTCTG GAAATGGTTGTGTAAACCACGGCAAAGATAAAATGGAAGAGTCCAACTCTTCAGACAGTGAAGATTTTGAG GGAGTTGTTCAAGCAGATTTTGTCTTCTTTGATCCAAAACCTGGTGACTTCCATGGAGTGAAGGTCCTTCTGCAAACGTACCTTGATAATAAGCTGTGGGATCTCAGCAGCTTTGTGGACTTGATATTGGGACAACCTACGGTAGGAACTGTAGTCAAGATAGAGAACGATGAAGATGATGGTGTATACTCTGTTGTTACTGCTCTTAATTTAGAAAGATATAAG GATAGCAAATGTGTAATTGAGCTAAAGGATTACCTGCTTAAAGTTTGTGAGGATATGGATGTGATACCTAAACTAAGGAATTTAGTGGGAGAGCATGCGAAGGATGTTGGTCTTGTGGTCTCTCAGCGTGTCGTAAATCTTCCCCCTCAGCTTTTGCCTCCACTTTATGATGCTCTCTTTGATGAAATAGAGTGGGCAACAGAAGACGAG cCTACAGTAGAGCTCCAGAATTTCTTCCGCTTCAAATTTTATCTGATTATGAGCAAAATATACAAG CACAAGAACGCAAATGGGAAGAAAGGGATGGCTGAAAGCGGAGAAGAAGCTGTAATTTACATGAAACCTGAAGATGAAATTTTTCTTGAG CTTAGCTCATGGTCCTTCAGCTTTCCCTTGCATGCACAGCAAGTCACAACTAATGAG CTTAAAAATTATCGACTGATGGGTCTAGTGATGGTTGTTGAAGCTAGCAAAGTATCTACATTCAGAAAAAAGTTCCATTTACTGGTAGATGAATGA